A genomic stretch from Leptospira licerasiae serovar Varillal str. VAR 010 includes:
- a CDS encoding 50S ribosomal protein L23: MNLNEVILSPIITEKSQDLETIGEKAGKRTVKYTVEIHPRANKTLVKEAFRKIYNVVPSSVNIQVYRGKVKRFRHLPAPKAHWKKAIVTFQDGASIDFGKEA, encoded by the coding sequence ATGAATCTGAATGAAGTGATCTTATCTCCGATCATCACTGAAAAGTCCCAAGACCTGGAGACTATCGGTGAAAAAGCCGGTAAAAGAACCGTAAAATACACTGTGGAAATCCATCCTAGAGCAAATAAAACTCTAGTGAAGGAAGCTTTTCGCAAAATTTACAACGTAGTACCTTCTTCCGTAAACATTCAAGTGTATCGCGGAAAAGTAAAAAGATTCCGTCATCTACCCGCTCCAAAAGCTCATTGGAAAAAAGCAATCGTGACTTTCCAAGACGGAGCGAGCATCGACTTCGGAAAGGAAGCATAA